In Fusarium oxysporum f. sp. lycopersici 4287 chromosome 9, whole genome shotgun sequence, the genomic stretch aggcgGTCCTGTACGCAACGGGGACGACTGCGTAGTACTGCTTCCGCTGATGGATCCATATGGCCTGCGAGTGCTGCTAGATAGGTTGGAAGGAACTGGTGGTTTATAAAAGTTCTGGCCGCGTGCGGGGGGTACGCCTAGAGCAGGGCCTCGTCTCTGGTCGTCCTGGGCAAGCTGTCTGGGTGATACTGGGGCGTTCTCGACATTCGCAAAATACTGTTGTCGGCCAGTATAAGGTGCCTCCTGCGGTGGTTCGTCGAGTGTCCGAAGTACTTCAGCCTGCCTTTGCATTTCGCCTTGTAGAGTAATGACTAAAGTCAACGTTAGCTATCGTTCGCGCTTTCGTATAGTAATACACACCTTCACGAGAGAGAGGACTCTCAGCCGGAACAAGAGACAGCATAGTTCTTGAAAGCTCCTGATTGAAGTGAAGAAGTCGATTCACAGTGTCCATTGCGGCTTGACTCTTGACATGCATATAATGAGCTGCCTCTTCGCTCCTCTGCAGGCGATTGCTCAAGTCGAAGAGCGTATGCTCAATATTGAGTAGTCGAGCATCAGCGCTGTCTGGCGGGATAGGTACGGGCTCGGCTGGAGTGCCTGGCTGGGATGCTGCAGGTTTGGTATAGTTGCTCTCGCGGTGCACCAAAGCATGTCGACTGGCTCGGCGCTTGATCTCACGTAGACCTACTAGGTCGCCACGCTTGAAGTTGCCGTTGCCATGCTTGAATTCCCAGAGCGTTGTATCAGGGTTTCCAGTGTGAAAAACATCGCGTTCTTTGCGCAAGTTAGCCAATGCGATTACTCGCAAGTCGTGCATGCTCTAGTACTCACCCTTGTGAAAACCGTACATGTTCAGCTGTCTCACGAATGATGAGATATTGGTATGTTTGAAATATTGGCTAGAAGGCATTAGTCGAGTGCAAAGTAGCCAGCTTAGGGATGTGTTAGACGCACGAGAGAACTTTTGAAAAGTCGGCCGAGGGCGACATGACGAAGCTTTCAGCGCTCGCAGACCATGAAATCAAGTGTTGGATGTTGGGATCTTCCAGCATGCTGTCGCTATGTTAGCAAGCTATCGTGAAAAGCTTGGCGGCGCGGTCTCACTTGTAGAGCTTATGAATGAAGGCCGTCTGTACGATTTTAGGCTGGTgtacagcagcagcagccgGCGGGGGAGCAGGCATGCTATTGGAATTATTGGCATTATTGTTTGCGACATTGTTGGAATCGGGAGCGGGAGAGTTCTTGGGTCGATCGTTGGATTTGCCGTTGGCATCGGAATCGGAGTTGTTGTTGCCAGTAGAAGATGGCGCAGGTGATGTGATCTCCATGGGATCGCCGTTGCTTGGAGGAGACATCTTGATCGTGGGAGTTGGTATAGGAATAATGCGAGCACCCATTGACTCGCTATGGGGAATTGGATTCGAATGTGGGAAGGTCTCAGTCCTGACGGCCATGTGCGCTGTAGCCATGATGATTAGTCGACAAGAAGGGTCATGTATATACAGACGAGCCGGGATCAGGGTCGACAGTGCTTGCTATCTCTtgaagaaacagaagatgCAAGGAGAAGCGAACGACAAGCGAGGACGGAAGGAAACGGGGTGGTTAAAGGATGGAGTACATAAGGTAGATGTAGGCAAGGAAAGTAAAGTAGGTAGGAGGGTGAACACAAGGCCGGCCGATGGGGGTGTGAAGAAATGAGGGTGTGTAGCGGCTGAACTTTGAGACGACAACGcaggaaaggaaaagagtaaggtgaggtgaggtaaGGTAAAGCTTTGTAAAGGGAAGACAGAGACGGTATCGCGGATGCGAGACTGTGGATCACAAGCCGAGAGACAACGGGGGAGGAGGCGATGGAGAGTGGTAGCGGAGTCGGGATCGGAGCCGGTCTTTAAAGAGATATGTATGTACCATACTGTGCATGAGACAGGCACTTGCGACGTGATGCGATACAATGCGATCAATGGGCGCGGAATGGACTGTGCAGAGTGAAGTCTTTAAAAAGCTTACCTCATTCTCAGGGCGCAGAAACGAGTCAGTAGGTTGATGTCGCGCAGCGCAGCTCAACTCAGCTCAAGTCTGTTCAAGCGCTTCCCGGCGTTGGTAGGCGAAATGCGCAGTGTCGCCTCGCTTGGAAAAGAGAAAGGTGACAGGAGAAGACTGGCTGGCGAACGAACGACAGAATGGGATGTGGTAATAGCCCAGACAAGAACGGCGATTTGCAGCTGGGCCCGCCAGGTTCTTCTTGGTCGTTGGTTGAATTAGACTGGCCAAGACCACAAGCTCTCAAACCCCAAGCCAAGTGCTTTAGGGAGGTC encodes the following:
- a CDS encoding hypothetical protein (At least one base has a quality score < 10); this encodes MATAHMAVRTETFPHSNPIPHSESMGARIIPIPTPTIKMSPPSNGDPMEITSPAPSSTGNNNSDSDANGKSNDRPKNSPAPDSNNVANNNANNSNSMPAPPPAAAAVHQPKIVQTAFIHKLYNMLEDPNIQHLISWSASAESFVMSPSADFSKVLSQYFKHTNISSFVRQLNMYGFHKERDVFHTGNPDTTLWEFKHGNGNFKRGDLVGLREIKRRASRHALVHRESNYTKPAASQPGTPAEPVPIPPDSADARLLNIEHTLFDLSNRLQRSEEAAHYMHVKSQAAMDTVNRLLHFNQELSRTMLSLVPAESPLSREVITLQGEMQRQAEVLRTLDEPPQEAPYTGRQQYFANVENAPVSPRQLAQDDQRRGPALGVPPARGQNFYKPPVPSNLSSSTRRPYGSISGSSTTQSSPLRTGPPPPPPAPHPLSNVETVPGPGSLARRHTAADIRAHGWQPAPSPFSTGAPSGAWPPSPSRVAPEDQRIRDSFSTYSLQAASQTHPHSRPTTPPPPFANGAGSGSDTFGGWSWGSAGRENKNLAVKDHSAPPTRRGSMAHILNPSDTAERSDEDEDPRGDDDRKRKRMQ
- a CDS encoding hypothetical protein (At least one base has a quality score < 10), yielding MAVRTETFPHSNPIPHSESMGARIIPIPTPTIKMSPPSNGDPMEITSPAPSSTGNNNSDSDANGKSNDRPKNSPAPDSNNVANNNANNSNSMPAPPPAAAAVHQPKIVQTAFIHKLYNMLEDPNIQHLISWSASAESFVMSPSADFSKVLSQYFKHTNISSFVRQLNMYGFHKERDVFHTGNPDTTLWEFKHGNGNFKRGDLVGLREIKRRASRHALVHRESNYTKPAASQPGTPAEPVPIPPDSADARLLNIEHTLFDLSNRLQRSEEAAHYMHVKSQAAMDTVNRLLHFNQELSRTMLSLVPAESPLSREVITLQGEMQRQAEVLRTLDEPPQEAPYTGRQQYFANVENAPVSPRQLAQDDQRRGPALGVPPARGQNFYKPPVPSNLSSSTRRPYGSISGSSTTQSSPLRTGPPPPPPAPHPLSNVETVPGPGSLARRHTAADIRAHGWQPAPSPFSTGAPSGAWPPSPSRVAPEDQRIRDSFSTYSLQAASQTHPHSRPTTPPPPFANGAGSGSDTFGGWSWGSAGRENKNLAVKDHSAPPTRRGSMAHILNPSDTAERSDEDEDPRGDDDRKRKRMQ
- a CDS encoding hypothetical protein (At least one base has a quality score < 10) translates to MHDLRVIALANLRKERDVFHTGNPDTTLWEFKHGNGNFKRGDLVGLREIKRRASRHALVHRESNYTKPAASQPGTPAEPVPIPPDSADARLLNIEHTLFDLSNRLQRSEEAAHYMHVKSQAAMDTVNRLLHFNQELSRTMLSLVPAESPLSREVITLQGEMQRQAEVLRTLDEPPQEAPYTGRQQYFANVENAPVSPRQLAQDDQRRGPALGVPPARGQNFYKPPVPSNLSSSTRRPYGSISGSSTTQSSPLRTGPPPPPPAPHPLSNVETVPGPGSLARRHTAADIRAHGWQPAPSPFSTGAPSGAWPPSPSRVAPEDQRIRDSFSTYSLQAASQTHPHSRPTTPPPPFANGAGSGSDTFGGWSWGSAGRENKNLAVKDHSAPPTRRGSMAHILNPSDTAERSDEDEDPRGDDDRKRKRMQ